A window of the Deltaproteobacteria bacterium genome harbors these coding sequences:
- a CDS encoding sigma 54-interacting transcriptional regulator: MPTFNLRQREMAEAMVDLSHRNPFGEGRIRAEQRVLGESAIGGDKLWSWTGEASSRRPNIALIRERSERLVGEMRAAMIAANGAQSEEELTLYIDTVLFTFFHKYDYAWQALADSEMAGRQVTLEPVPFYDDLCRDIQDYCTINGRAYMPMERMPHLMALGFQLRRAFHFIFQTIVGSGRAASQLRMSVWESIVTHNTRRYSKGLYAKMAEIPTLICGPSGTGKELVARAIGWSRYVPFDGRRKCYEGSFVGRFYPISLAALSSSVIESELFGHSRGSFTGAAGDRAGFFEVAGAHGTVFLDEIGEVSLDIQVKLLRVLQTRMFQRMGDTAPRRFEGKIVAATNADLVTMMRDGRFREDLFYRLCADLVETPSLAEQISDDPEALTNLLGFISNRVVGADLGRELAYDVNQWINKELPPNYRWPGNIRELEQCVRNVLVRNRYTPVRGQPAGGTGLPEAVKSREVQLNELVQWYCTEVYAESKGYEDAAARLGIDPRTLKSKIDWERLEKLQGD, encoded by the coding sequence GTGCCGACATTTAATCTCAGACAGCGCGAGATGGCAGAAGCCATGGTCGACCTCAGTCACCGTAATCCGTTCGGCGAGGGCCGTATTCGTGCGGAGCAGCGGGTATTGGGTGAGAGTGCTATCGGAGGTGACAAACTCTGGAGCTGGACCGGTGAGGCGAGTTCTCGGCGACCCAACATCGCGCTGATACGTGAGCGATCTGAGCGATTGGTAGGAGAAATGCGAGCGGCAATGATTGCCGCGAATGGGGCGCAGAGTGAGGAGGAGCTGACTCTTTACATCGATACTGTTCTGTTCACCTTCTTTCATAAATACGACTATGCTTGGCAAGCCCTGGCGGACTCGGAAATGGCTGGCAGGCAGGTTACTCTAGAGCCTGTTCCGTTTTACGACGATCTGTGCCGAGACATTCAAGACTACTGCACAATCAATGGGCGTGCGTACATGCCGATGGAGCGCATGCCGCACTTGATGGCGCTTGGTTTTCAGCTTCGGCGCGCCTTTCACTTTATCTTCCAAACCATCGTAGGGTCTGGCCGCGCAGCAAGTCAGCTTCGCATGTCGGTTTGGGAATCGATTGTTACGCATAACACGCGACGATACAGCAAAGGCCTTTATGCCAAGATGGCTGAAATCCCCACTTTAATCTGTGGGCCATCGGGTACGGGTAAAGAACTGGTTGCTCGAGCGATTGGTTGGTCTCGGTATGTCCCGTTTGATGGTCGTCGAAAATGTTACGAAGGTTCATTCGTGGGACGTTTTTATCCCATCAGTTTGGCCGCACTTTCAAGCTCCGTCATTGAGTCGGAACTCTTTGGGCATAGCAGAGGTTCGTTTACGGGTGCAGCGGGTGACAGAGCTGGTTTTTTCGAGGTCGCTGGAGCCCATGGAACGGTTTTCCTGGATGAAATAGGTGAAGTAAGCCTCGACATCCAGGTTAAGCTCTTACGGGTTTTGCAAACGAGAATGTTTCAACGAATGGGTGACACCGCGCCACGTCGATTTGAAGGAAAAATCGTTGCCGCCACCAACGCCGATTTGGTCACGATGATGCGAGATGGTCGCTTTCGTGAAGATTTGTTCTACCGGCTTTGCGCTGACCTCGTGGAGACACCATCCCTTGCTGAGCAGATCTCTGATGATCCGGAAGCACTTACGAATCTTCTCGGCTTTATTTCCAACAGAGTGGTTGGGGCTGATCTGGGGCGTGAACTTGCTTACGACGTAAATCAATGGATTAACAAAGAATTACCGCCTAACTACCGCTGGCCGGGTAATATTCGAGAGCTTGAGCAATGCGTGCGTAACGTCTTGGTCCGTAATCGTTATACCCCAGTTCGCGGTCAACCCGCGGGGGGGACCGGCTTACCTGAAGCCGTGAAGTCTCGTGAGGTGCAGCTTAATGAGCTTGTTCAA